The genomic stretch GGCTACCGCCAGTACCTGCACGGCCAGGTGATGCGCCACCCCGACGGCGGGTACGTGGTCGAGCCGATCGGCGACGGCGACCAGGCGATGCTCGCCCGGATGGCCAAGGCCAACTGCCTGATCGTCGTCGACGAGGACGTCACCGAGGTCGCGGCCGGCGGGCTGGTCACCGTCATGCCCATGCTGCTGGGCGGCTGAGCTGGACGCGTCCCCGCACCCGGGGTGGCCGGCCCGGCTGGCGTGGGGTGCCGTCGAGCTGCACCCCCTGCAGCGCTCCGACGCGGCCGCCTGGTCCCGGTTGCGGCTGGACAACGAGCAGTGGCTGACCCCGTGGGAGCCCACCTCCGAGCTGCCGTGGTCGCAGCGGCACACCCCGGCGGCGTACCGCGCGATGCGGCGGATCTCCGACCGGCGGGCGCGGACGGGTGGCTCGCTGCCGTTCGCCATCCGCTGGCAGGGCCGGCTGGTCGGGCAGGTGACCGTCGACAACATCGTGCGCGGCGCCCTGCGGTCGGGGCACCTGGGCTACTGGGTCGACCGCTCGGTGGCCGGGCAGGGGGTCACCTCGCTGGCGGTGGCGCTGGTCTGCGACCACGCGTTCGGCCCGGTGGGGCTCCACCGGCTGCAGGCGGACATCCGGCCGGAGAACCGGCCCAGCCGCCGGCTGGTGGAGCGGCTGGGCTTCCGCCAGGAGGGGCTGCTGCGCGGCTACCTGGACATCGACGGCGCCTGGCGGGACCACCTGGCCTACGCGCTGCTGGCCGAGGACTCACCCGGTGGGGTGTTCCACCGGTGGCGGGCCCGGGTCCCGGACTGAGTCGACCGACGGTGATCAACTGGGTACGGGCCGTTACCGCTCCGAGACCGGGGGAGGACGCCGACACGCCGGTGTGGACCGGCATCGCGCCGACACACCGGTGAACGTCCCCTTCATCGGCAGACCGCAGCCTTACCTTGACTCCGCGAGTGACTGATGTGACTCGTGTGGCCCCAGGGATCGGGGTCGGATCGTGGTGCCAGGGATGGATCGGGGTGTTCGTGATGGGATCAGGCGTACTGCTGGCCGCTCTCGTCGTGTTGTGGTTCGTGGTCCTGGTGCCGATGGTGGTCACCCGGGGCGACGGCTCCAGCAGGACGGCGGCTCCCGACTCGGGGCGCACTCTCCAGCGGCGGCGGACGGTGGACCCGGTGGTCCACGCCGAGACCGAGCGGGTGTCGATCGACCGCGCCCAGCTGCGCAGCAGCGGTGAGCTGCAGGTCGACGTGCACGCGGTGCGCCGGCGCACGCTGGCCGGCCTGGTCGCGCTCGCCCTGCTGGCCCTCGTCGGCGCGGTGGCCTGGCGCAGCTGGATGTGGGCCCCGCAGGTGCTGCTCGACGTCGCCGTCGTCGGCTACCTGATGGTGACCCGCGCCGCCGCCCAGCGGGAGCGCCGTGCGGCGGCCCGCCGGGCCGCCCGCGCCGCCGCCCACCGTCCGGTGCGCCGGCCCGCGCCGCGCGCCGCCGCCCACCCGAGCGCCCGTCCCGCCCCCGGCTGGGACGACGCCCGCCCGGTCGTGCCGGTCCAGGCGCCGGCGGCGCAGCACCCGAGCGTGCCGCTGGCGCCGGTGCACCCGCTGCGCCCCGGCCGCGTCGTCGCCGCCCGGACCCCCGCGCCCGCCGGCTGGCAGCACAGCGCCGTCGTGGGCCTCGACGACGACGACATCGGCTTCGCCGACGTCGACGTCTACCAGCCGCGCCGCGTCGCCAACGGCTGAGCGACCCGCCGGCGCCGCCCCCCGTGGCAGCGCCGGCGGGAGCGGCAGGTAACCTCGTTCCCGCACCACGGGGCTGTGGCGCAGACCGGTAGCGCACCTCGTTCGCATCGAGGGGGTCAGGGGTTCAAATCCCCTCAGCTCCACCACCCAGGCCGGGTCCCGTCAGGGGCCCGGCCTGTTGCGTTCCCCGGGACGGGCCCGCGCGCAGTGCTCCGTCAGGACCCCGACACGCTGTGTGGCGGAGGGCGGCGGGTCGTGGGGCGCGCGCTCCGGGTCGTCGGCGCTGTCCGTCGCCTCTGGTTGCCTCTGCCGGGTGGGCCCGGGGAACCAGCGCAGCCGCACCACGTCGTCGCCCGCGCGCACCTGGCAGCTGCCGCGCGCACTGCTGGTGCTCGCCCTCCTGGTGACGGCCACGCTGGTGGCAGCACCCGGGCGGGCCGTCGCCGCGCCGTCGCTGCCGGCGGGCTTCGTCGTCCGGGACCTGCCCAGCGGTCAGGACGGGCTGCTCACCGACTTCGCCTTCGCCCCGGACGGCAGCTGGTACACGACCGGCAAGAACGGCCGGGTGGCCTGGGTGTCGCCCGACGGGCGGGCCCGGACGCTCGCCGAGCTGTCCGTGGTGACGGTGCAGGACCTGGGGCTCACCGGGCTGGCCGTCCCCGCCGACCACGCCACCAGCCGGCGGATCTTCACCGCGCGCACCCTGCTGGTCGACGGCCGGTGGACGATGCGCTTGAGCTCGTGGGCCGTGACGGGTGCGCCGGAGCCCACCGGTCTGGCGGACGAGCGGGTCATCTGGGACCTGGAGAGCCACGCCGACGTGCACACCATGTCGAGCCTGGTCCCGGACCCGGACGGCTCGCTGTGGGTCACCATCGGTGACGCGGCCGACTTCCGCTACGTCGACGAGCGTGCGCTCGGGGCGCTCGACATCGACGACGGACGGGGCAAGGTGCTGCACGTCCTGCCCGACGGTCGGGGCGTGCCGAGCAACCCGTTCTACGACCCGGCCGACCCCTCGTCCTGGCGCAGCCGCGTCTACGCCAGCGGCTTCCGCAGCCCCTTCCGGATGAGCCTGGACCCGGCCACCGGTGCACCCGTCCTCGGGGACGTCGGCTGGAACACCTGGGAGGAGATCAACCTGGTCCGCCCCGGGGCGAACTACGGCTGGCCCTGCTGGGAAGGGGCGACCCGGACTCCCGGCTACGCCGACCTGCCCGGTTGTGACGGCGTGGTGCAGACCCCGCCCCTGCACACCTACGAGCACGGGCCGGCGGGCACCAGCGTCACCGGTGGCATCGTCTACACCGGCGCGGCCTACCCCGAGCGGTACCACGGCGCCTACTTCTTCGGCGACTACGCGTCCCAGCGGGTCTACACGATGCGCTACGACGCGCAGGGGCAGGTGGTCCGCCCGCCGGAACCCACCGGCTTCGGGGTCGAGAACGGCCTGCCGGTGAAGTTCGCGGCCGCGCCGAACGGGGACGTGGTGTACGCCGACATCGGCAGCAGCGTCCTCAAGCGGCTGGCCTACCTGCCGGGCAACCGGGCACCCATGGCCGAGGCGACGCTGGTCTCCGATCCGGCGACCGGGACGGTGACCTTCGACGGCAGCGCCTCCGCGGACCTCGACGGCCAGCCGATCACCCACGCCTGGGAGTTCGGGGACGGGACGAGCGCCACCGGGCCGCGGGTCGTGCACACCTATCCGCCGGGGGACCGCACCTACACCGCGCGGCTCACGGTCACCGACCCGCTGGGAGCCACCGGTACGACCGAGCTGACGGTCCAGCCGGCCAACGGCACCCCGGTCATCTCCCTCACCGCGCCCCCGGCGGACCGGCGCTTCGCCGTCGGGGAGACGGTGACGGCCGGCGCGACCGCCACGGACCGGGAGGACGGCGCGTTGCCGGTCACCTGGAGCGTGCGGCTCGTGCACTGCAGCGGCGGCTACTGCCACGACCACCCCGGCGAGTCCGCCACCGGCCCGTCGTTCTCCCGGCCCTTCGACGACCACGGGGACCAGACCCGGCTGCAGATCGTGGCCAGCGCCGTGGACTCCGCCGGGGTGCGGGTCCAGCAGGCGTTCGAGGCCGCGCCGCGGTTGCGCACGCTGGCCGTGGACCCCAGCACGCCGAGTGCCGTCACGGTCAACGGCGTCGCCCGGGCGAGCGTCCCGGTCACCGTGGGAGCGACCGTGTCGCTGACCGCGCCGACGGTCGCCGTCGACGGCGTGGCCACGTTCGAGCGGTGGTCCGACGGTGCACCCCGGGCGCGCACGCTGACGATGCCCGACCAGGACGTCGTGCTGAGGGCCGAGTACCTGACCCCGATCGACCGCCGGTACGCCACCGATCCGCAGGTGCGGACGGTGCTGGGGGCGCCGGCCGGCGCCGAGGCGGGTGACCAGGAGCTGCGCTACCGCCCGCACGCCGGGGGACGGATGTACTGGTCACCGGCGGCCGGCGTGCACGAGGTGCACGGCGCGATCGTGGGCACCTACCTGGGCGAGGGCGGCCACCTCCGGCACGGGGAGCCGCTGACCGACGAGTCGACCGCCCCCGACGGCGTCGGCCGGTACAACCACTTCGCGGGCGGCAGTTCGGTCTACTGGACGCCGGCGACGGGTGCGCACCAGGTCGGCGGGGACATCCGGAGCCGCTGGGCGGCGATGGGCTGGGAGCGGAGTGTCCACGGCTACCCCCGCAGCTCCGAGCGGAGCACCCCGAACGGCCGTGGGCGGTACAACGACTTCCAGGACGGCGGAATCTACTGGCTGCCGGGGCTCGGCGCTCGCAGCGTGCACGGCAGCATCTACCAGACCTGGGCCCGCTCGGGCTGGGAGGGCGGCCGGCTGGGCTTCCCGGTGACCGACGAGACCGGGACCCCTGACGGGGTCGGCCGGTTCAACCACTTCGAGGGCGGATCGGTCTACTGGACCCCCAGGACAGGGGCGCACGGTGTCGAGGGCGCCATCCGGGACAGGTGGGCGGGTCTCGGCTGGGAACGCTCGTGGTTGGGCTACCCGACCAGCGACGAGTACTCGGTCCCCGGCGGACGACGGTCGGACTTCG from Modestobacter roseus encodes the following:
- a CDS encoding GNAT family N-acetyltransferase, with protein sequence MQRSDAAAWSRLRLDNEQWLTPWEPTSELPWSQRHTPAAYRAMRRISDRRARTGGSLPFAIRWQGRLVGQVTVDNIVRGALRSGHLGYWVDRSVAGQGVTSLAVALVCDHAFGPVGLHRLQADIRPENRPSRRLVERLGFRQEGLLRGYLDIDGAWRDHLAYALLAEDSPGGVFHRWRARVPD
- a CDS encoding PQQ-dependent sugar dehydrogenase, with product MGPGNQRSRTTSSPARTWQLPRALLVLALLVTATLVAAPGRAVAAPSLPAGFVVRDLPSGQDGLLTDFAFAPDGSWYTTGKNGRVAWVSPDGRARTLAELSVVTVQDLGLTGLAVPADHATSRRIFTARTLLVDGRWTMRLSSWAVTGAPEPTGLADERVIWDLESHADVHTMSSLVPDPDGSLWVTIGDAADFRYVDERALGALDIDDGRGKVLHVLPDGRGVPSNPFYDPADPSSWRSRVYASGFRSPFRMSLDPATGAPVLGDVGWNTWEEINLVRPGANYGWPCWEGATRTPGYADLPGCDGVVQTPPLHTYEHGPAGTSVTGGIVYTGAAYPERYHGAYFFGDYASQRVYTMRYDAQGQVVRPPEPTGFGVENGLPVKFAAAPNGDVVYADIGSSVLKRLAYLPGNRAPMAEATLVSDPATGTVTFDGSASADLDGQPITHAWEFGDGTSATGPRVVHTYPPGDRTYTARLTVTDPLGATGTTELTVQPANGTPVISLTAPPADRRFAVGETVTAGATATDREDGALPVTWSVRLVHCSGGYCHDHPGESATGPSFSRPFDDHGDQTRLQIVASAVDSAGVRVQQAFEAAPRLRTLAVDPSTPSAVTVNGVARASVPVTVGATVSLTAPTVAVDGVATFERWSDGAPRARTLTMPDQDVVLRAEYLTPIDRRYATDPQVRTVLGAPAGAEAGDQELRYRPHAGGRMYWSPAAGVHEVHGAIVGTYLGEGGHLRHGEPLTDESTAPDGVGRYNHFAGGSSVYWTPATGAHQVGGDIRSRWAAMGWERSVHGYPRSSERSTPNGRGRYNDFQDGGIYWLPGLGARSVHGSIYQTWARSGWEGGRLGFPVTDETGTPDGVGRFNHFEGGSVYWTPRTGAHGVEGAIRDRWAGLGWERSWLGYPTSDEYSVPGGRRSDFEGGSLVWDASTGQVTELRR